CGTCTTCTCGTCCCTGGTGGTGGGCGTGGCGGGGATCGGGGACGTGCGGCAGCTCGGCCGGGTAGGGCTCAAGACCTTCGCGTTCACGCTCATCGTCTCGGCGGTCTCGGTGGGGATCGGCCTCGCGGTGGTGAACACCATCCGCCCCGGCGACCGCCTCAACCCCGCGGCCGCCGCCGCCATCGAGGCACGCTACGGCCGGGCCGCCGCGGAGGAAATCGAGGCGGCCGTCGAGCCGCCGGACCTGACGCCGCTGGCGCAGGTCGTGGAGACGCTGATCCCGACGAACCCGATCGCGGCGGTGGCCGGCCCCACGCCGAACCTGCTCCACCTGATGTTCTTCGGGCTGGCGCTGGGGCTCGCGGCCACGCTGGTCAGCGCGCAGGTCGTGGCGCCGTTCCTCTCCTTCCTCGAGGCACTCTACGCCATCTCCGCCCGGATCATCGACCTCATCATGAAGCTGCTGGCGCCGTGGGCCGTCGCGTGTCTGCTGTTCACCAGCACGGCGGGCTTCGGCCTCGAGCTGCTGGGCGCGCTGGCGTGGTACATCGGCACCGTGCTCCTCGGGCTGGGCCTCCAGATGTTCGGCGTGTACCCGCTCATCCTCCGCTTCCTCGTGAGGATCAGCCCGTTCGAGTTCTTCCGCCGCATCAAGACCGTCATCCTGACGGCGTTCTCGACCTCGTCCTCCAACGCGACGCTGCCGACGGCGCTGCGGGTCGCCGAGGAGAACCTGCGCGTGCCACGGGAGATCAACTCCTTCGTGCTCACCGTGGGCGCCACGGCGAACCAGAACGGGACGGCGCTCTATGAGGGCGTCACCGTCTTGTTCCTGGCGCAGCTGGCGGGCGTGGACCTCTCGCTGGGCGCCCAGGTCGGCATTGCGTACCTGGCGATCCTGGGCGGGATCGGGACCGCCGGCGTCCCCTCCGGCTCGATCCCGTTCATCATCCTGATCCTCTCCTCGATCGGC
The nucleotide sequence above comes from bacterium. Encoded proteins:
- a CDS encoding dicarboxylate/amino acid:cation symporter, whose translation is MPLHTRILIGLVVGAVLGIGANLVLGPDHPGLVAVVEHVTEPIGQLFLRLLLMVVIPLVFSSLVVGVAGIGDVRQLGRVGLKTFAFTLIVSAVSVGIGLAVVNTIRPGDRLNPAAAAAIEARYGRAAAEEIEAAVEPPDLTPLAQVVETLIPTNPIAAVAGPTPNLLHLMFFGLALGLAATLVSAQVVAPFLSFLEALYAISARIIDLIMKLLAPWAVACLLFTSTAGFGLELLGALAWYIGTVLLGLGLQMFGVYPLILRFLVRISPFEFFRRIKTVILTAFSTSSSNATLPTALRVAEENLRVPREINSFVLTVGATANQNGTALYEGVTVLFLAQLAGVDLSLGAQVGIAYLAILGGIGTAGVPSGSIPFIILILSSIGVNPALIGIILGIDRFLDMCRTTLNVTGDITAAVYVARSERFPLLDEAPAPRRDAAVVLAAPSAADGAAEAASPAGEVSP